One segment of Odontesthes bonariensis isolate fOdoBon6 chromosome 1, fOdoBon6.hap1, whole genome shotgun sequence DNA contains the following:
- the whamm gene encoding WASP homolog-associated protein with actin, membranes and microtubules codes for MDSVEFDRLDSLEGWVAVKSNIFEENETFKLGFIVQWNVIESKFAVTCHNRTLQRQKRKAEVTVGDTQMSWAGLFSVNDLKHIHQQFSCVADVLGACFPDLSEFEESNIWDLLFLNRRSGPEDDDERDFDTPCRRLEKYFSTAIDLCGRKIVLETLFTQDERDVEEYFENLQEFRRKTMQEEMSRAKSHLRQLLQTHSSAGQLVALLRIYEEEDEAYQDLATVATTFFQYLLQPFRDMRELACLYKMEILKSLEFEDLGPKRIAALEKEAEEWRMKAEDAVASIQDITVTYFAQTSKALAGMLKQMEEDKCRFGPAAWASAAPRLEKLRFLLAKESLQHMRAAEMCLSRKKDTIREKLGNLPGRAQNQRAYSRSTFEDGQQLDTVDQLELQFYETQLELYDAKFEILKNEEQLLVAQIETLRRQTKELKEEVVYYDVCEDPEELQSLVHTGVHQSPLISQLKRRLQTLETKRGNICARRAYLRNKKDQCIEAHEQKHLAGKQSSVLFNQHHQVHLKREKRKEEEQRRKQWVDLEREKTLSRLRSFREKRQGQFILKTPRSWLSSSEVPCPSQPLSIISFSPSASSEDPTSNRPAPRRNKALKKQQPKDIPVQIFSAPPPPALTCPTAPPPPPPPPLPPPPPPLPPAMPPPPVQASPSPVDTPMPLSEKEDPPFPAKNMLKQNIGTMDEVLASLQRGQIKLRKVPSVRTAAPAEDTRGSLMSAIRQGVTLKKVVAARAGVPDSGDNELERSIKAAMMRMKKVSADSDSDDRGDDDMQSTDWDS; via the exons ATGGACAGCGTAGAGTTTGACCGGTTAGACAGTCTAGAGGGTTGGGTGGCCGTCAAAAGTAATATATTTGAAGAAAACGAGACGTTTAAGCTGGGCTTTATAGTGCAGTGGAATGTCATCGAGTCGAAGTTCGCAGTCACCTGCCACAACCGGACGCTACAGCGCCAGAAACGCAAAGCCGAAGTGACCGTCGGCGACACTCAGATGAGCTGGGCTGGACTCTTCTCCGTTAACGATTTGAAACACATCCACCAACAGTTTTCCTGCGTGGCGGACGTCCTGGGCGCTTGCTTCCCGGATCTCTCAGAGTTTGAGGAGAGCAACATTTGGGACTTGCTGTTCCTTAATCGGAGGTCAGGTCCCGAGGATGACGATGAGAGGGATTTTGATACTCCGTGTAGGAGGCTCGAAAAATATTTCAGCACAGCCATTGACCTCTGCGGACGAAAAATAGTTCTGGAAACTTTATTCACCCAGGATGAGCGGGACGTTGAGGAGTACTTTGAAAACCTCCAGGAGTTCAGAAGGAAGACGATGCAGGAGGAAATGTCAAGGGCCAAGAGTCAcctgagacag ctgctgcagactcacagcagtGCTGGCCAACTGGTCGCGCTGCTCAGAATCTACGAGGAAGAAGACGAGGCTTACCAAGATTTGGCCACTGTCGCCACCACCTTCTTCCAGTACCTGCTGCAGCCTTTCAGAGACATGAGAGAGCTGGCCTGCCTTTACAAGATGGAGATCCTG AAGTCTTTGGAGTTTGAGGACTTGGGTCCCAAGAGAATTGCTGCTCTGGAGAAGGAGGCGGAGGAGTGGAGAATGAAAGCAGAAGATGCAGTCGCCTCGATTCAGGACATCACTGTCACCTACTTTGCACAAACTTCAAAGGCTCTGGCTG GTATGTTAAAACAGATGGAGGAAGATAAGTGTCGTTTTGGACCTGCTGCCTGGGCATCTGCAGCTCCTAGACTGGAGAAACTGCGCTTCCTGTTAGCCAAAGAATCCCTGCAGCACATGAGAGCCGCAGAGATGTGTCTCAGCCGCAAGAAAGACACCATCAGAGAAAAA CTAGGAAACCTGCCAGGAAGAGCCCAGAACCAGAGAGCTTATTCTAGGTCTACGTTTGAGGACGGTCAGCAACTGGACACGGTAGACCAGCTGGAACTGCAGTTCTATGAAACTCAGCTCGAACTATATGACGCCAAGTTTGAGATCCTGAAGAATGAGGAGCAGCTGCTTGTGGCTCAGATAGAAACCCTACGGCGGCAGACTAAAG AACTGAAGGAGGAGGTGGTGTATTATGATGTGTGTGAGGATCCtgaggagctgcagagcctgGTCCACACTGGTGTTCATCAGTCTCCACTTATCAGTCAGCTCAAGAGACGCCTACAGACCCTGGAGACCAAGAGAGGCAACATCTGTGCCCGCAGGGCTTACCTCCGCAACAAAAAG GATCAGTGCATCGAGGCCCATGAGCAGAAGCACTTGGCAGGAAAGCAGAGCTCTGTACTCTTCAACCAGCATCACCAGGTTCACCTG AAACGAgagaagaggaaggaggaggagcagaggaggaaacAGTGGGTGGACCTGGAGCGAGAGAAGACTCTGAGCAGATTACGATCCTTCAGAGAG AAGCGACAGGGCCAGTTCATCCTGAAGACTCCTCGGTCCTGGTTGTCGTCTTCTGAAGTCCCATGTCCCTCTCAGCCGTTGTCCATCATCAGCTTCTCTCCCTCTGCCTCCTCTGAGGACCCAACCTCAAACCGCCCGGCACCCAGACGCAATAAAGCACTCAAAAAACAGCAGCCTAAAGACATCCCAGTTCAGATATTCTCTGCTCCGCCACCTCCTGCTTTGACCTGCCCTACTGCACCTCCCCCGCCCCCTCCACCACCACTACCACCTCCGCCGCCTCCATTGCCGCCTGCCATGCCGCCTCCACCTGTCCAAGCTTCACCCTCCCCTGTGGACACACCGATGCCTCTCAGTGAAAAAGAGGACCCTCCATTTCCTGCCAAGAACATGCTCAAACAGAATATAG GAACAATGGATGAAGTGTTGGCCTCACTGCAGCGTGGACAGATTAAGCTTCGAAAGGTCCCCTCTGTCAGGACAGCGGCCCCTGCTGAGGACACGAGAGGCAGCCTAATGTCTGCAATTCGACAGGGAGTCACCCTGAAGAAG GTGGTTGCTGCACGAGCAGGAGTCCCGGACAGTGGAGACAACGAGCTCGAGCGCAGCATCAAAGCTGCCATGATGCGGATGAAGAAGGTGTCAGCCGACTCAGACTCAGACGACAGAGGTGACGACGACATGCAGAGCACAGACTGGGACAGCTGA
- the fsd2 gene encoding fibronectin type III and SPRY domain-containing protein 2, translating to MDLNDIRGGILDAIAEEAEQQDLSRESTTMETYNVVSGRGGRTLQRFSVDTNDSLSFDPCESSSTSPTGAEDGHDDDDVVFRSGKDKGEINSIRNQLQGKVAEMENFAGHLEEIFLTVEENFGRQEQHLEQHYNDVLQTLSQRYDERAAGLEEEKKSKLESLYSQLLVCGQALDASKELIETAQETYRSQDKRLFLKTVTATVKRIKEFAKEEVDLTLSTSLEFSTPLADLSDVKTMMDSINAVPAPSAPVINPQMPNSATQTSLRVCWSLFSDDTVEYYELSYRPVLEDTPADSTCAPHVSKVKVKETHCTITDLLPNAQYELWATATNTTGISPASEKALYMTVPSPPVIKQRECTSCPEAALIRWESGNTNPVDSYTVEFSEMGSDGTECSITESIVAVPTCQCLIQLQTGRRYLISVRAVNIGGPSDRSGVITVSTTGTFFYLLEDTAHPCLSISEDGFTIFYGDEELPISAMALDDNSFTRCVAILGDLIPVRGRHYWEIEVDDGTEFRIGVAYEDTERNSYLGANSTSWCMRHILSPTRHKYEFLHGGWSPDLRITVHPMRIGVALDYDRGTLSFFNVNLEQHLHTFHCHFQTFVHPCFSLDNPGALTVHNAIEAPEYAFI from the exons ATGGACCTGAATGATATCAGAGGAGGTATACTGGATGCAATTGCAGAGGAAGCAGAGCAGCAGGACTTAAGCAGAGAATCGACCACCATGGAGACATACAATGTGGTTTCAGGCAGAGGAGGCAGGACTTTGCAGAGGTTCTCTGTAGACACCAACGACTCCCTTAGTTTTGATCCCTGCGAGAGCAGCTCCACTTCTCCCActggagcagaggatggacatgatgatgatgatgttgtgTTCAGGAGTGGGAAAGATAAG GGTGAGATCAACTCGATCAGGAATCAGCTGCAAGGGAAGGTTGCTGAGATGGAGAACTTTGCTGGTCATCTGGAGGAAATCTTTCTCACTGTCGAG GAGAATTTTGGCCGCCAAGAGCAGCACTTGGAGCAGCACTACAATGATGTGCTGCAAACGTTGTCTCAACGATATGACGAGAGGGCGGCTGGattggaggaggagaagaagagtaAGTTGGAGTCCCTGTACAGTCAGCTGCTGGTCTGTGGTCAGGCCCTAGATGCCTCCAAAGAGCTCATTGAGACAGCACAGGAGACCTACCGCAGCCAGGACAAGAGGCTTTTCCTCAAG ACAGTTACAGCCACCGTTAAGAG AATCAAAGAATTTGCCAAAGAGGAGGTTGACCTCACGTTGTCAACAAGTCTTGAATTCAGCACACCACTTGCTGATCTCTCGGATGTCAAAACCATGATGGACTCCATCAATGCTGTTCCAG CTCCATCTGCACCAGTAATCAACCCCCAGATGCCCAACTCGGCCACCCAGACGTCCCTGCGTGTGTGCTGGAGCTTGTTCTCTGATGACACAGTGGAGTACTATGAGCTTTCCTACAGACCAGTGCTGGAGGACACGCCAGCAGACAGCACCTGTGCACCTCATG TAAGCAAGGTAAAAGTGAAGGAGACCCACTGCACTATAACTGATCTGCTGCCCAACGCTCAGTATGAGCTCTGGGCGACTGCTACCAACACCACAGGCATCAGCCCAGCAAGCGAGAAGGCCTTATACATGACGG TCCCATCACCTCCTGTGATCAAGCAGAGGGAGTGTACTAGCTGtccagaagctgctctgatTCGCTGGGAGTCAGGAAACACCAATCCCGTAGACTCTTACACGGTGGAGTTCAGTGAGATGGGCTCCGATGGCACAGAGTGCAGCATTACCGA GTCTATAGTAGCTGTGCCCACCTGTCAGTGTCTGATACAGCTGCAGACAGGACGACGTTACCTCATCTCTGTGAGAGCAGTCAACATCGGCGGGCCGAGTGATAGGAGTGGTGTTATTACTGTATCAACAACag GAACATTCTTCTACCTCCTGGAGGATACTGCCCATCCTTGCCTGTCCATCTCTGAAGATGGTTTCACCATTTTTTATGGAGACGAGGAACTGCCAATAAGTGCAATGGCTTTAGATGACAATTCTTTCACCAG GTGCGTAGCCATCCTGGGGGATCTGATTCCAGTGCGAGGCAGGCATTACTGGGAAATTGAGGTGGATGATGGGACAGAGTTTCGGATTGGAGTTGCATATGAGGACACTGAGAGAAACTCTTACCTTGGGGCCAACAGTACCTCCTGGTGTATGAGACACATTCTCAGTCCAACCAG gcaTAAATATGAGTTCCTGCACGGTGGTTGGAGTCCTGACTTGAGGATTACAGTACACCCCATGCGGATTGGAGTGGCACTCGACTACGACAGGGGAACGCTGTCCTTCTTCAATGTCAATCTGGAGCAACATCTGCACACCTTCCACTgtcactttcaaacttttgtcCACCCCTGCTTTAGCCTGGACAACCCTGGAGCTCTAACTGTACACAATGCCATAGAAGCTCCCGAGTACGCATTCATCTGA